From a single Lolium rigidum isolate FL_2022 chromosome 7, APGP_CSIRO_Lrig_0.1, whole genome shotgun sequence genomic region:
- the LOC124674365 gene encoding ribulose bisphosphate carboxylase small subunit, chloroplastic 1-like — protein MAPAVMASSATTVAPFQGLKSTAGLPVSRRSAASLGSVSNGGRIRCMQVWPIEGIKKFETLSYLPPLSPEALLKQIDFLIRSKWVPCLEFSKVGFIFREFGSTPGYYDGRYWTMWKLPMFGCTDAAQVLKEVEEVKKEYPDAYVRIIGFDNIRQVQCVSFIAFKPPGCEESGKA, from the exons ATGGCCCCTGCCGTGATGGCTTCCTCGGCCACTACTGTGGCGCCCTTCCAGGGCCTCAAGTCCACCGCTGGCCTCCCCGTCAGCCGCCGCAGCGCCGCCAGCCTCGGCAGCGTCAGCAACGGTGGAAGGATCAGGTGCATGCAG GTGTGGCCGATTGAGGGCATCAAGAAATTCGAGACCCTATCTTACCTGCCACCGCTCTCGCCCGAGGCCCTCCTGAAGCAGATCGACTTTTTGATCCGCTCCAAATGGGTTCCCTGCTTGGAGTTCAGCAAGGTTGGCTTCATCTTCCGTGAGTTCGGGAGCACTCCCGGATACTACGACGGCAGGTACTGGACAATGTGGAAGCTGCCCATGTTCGGCTGCACTGACGCCGCCCAGGTCCtcaaggaggtggaggaggtcaaGAAGGAGTACCCTGACGCCTATGTCCGCATCATCGGTTTCGACAACATCCGTCAGGTGCAGTGCGTCAGCTTCATCGCCTTCAAGCCACCAGGCTGCGAGGAGTCCGGCAAGGCATAA